In Candidatus Methylomirabilota bacterium, the genomic stretch CCGGCGGATACTCGCGGCAGAGCGCGGCATAGGCCGCGAACGCGGGCCGGCAGGCGACGGGCCCGGAGCGCGTCGGGCACGTCACCGGCTCCTCGAGCAGCGGATCGGCGAGGGGGCGGGAGAAGCGCCCGCTCGCTGGATCGTACGCGATCGGCCGCGCCGCGGCGCGGTCCCACGCCATCAGGTGCGCGGCATCGCCGTTCCCCACCTCGGCCGCGGTGAGGAGCCGCCCGGTGTCCTCGCGCACCAGCAGGGGACCGTTCGTCCAGTCGCGCACGAAGTCGCGGTCGTACCAGCCCTCGGCGAGCATCGTCCCGGCGACGCCGAGGGCGAGGGCGCCGTCGGTGCCGGGCCGCACGCGCAGCCACTGGTCGGCGCGCGCCGCGAGGCCGGCACGCCGCGGATCCACCACGATCAGCGCGGCGCCGCGATCGACCGCCTGCGCGATGGCGGTGGCCTGGGCCAGATACGCGACCGGCGGGTTGTGGCCCCAGAGCAGCAGGCAGCCGGTGTGATCGAAGTCGGGCGTGCCGATGTCGGTGCCGAAGGTGAACGCGGTGGCGAAGTCGCGGTGCCACGCGCAGAGCTCCTCGCCCCACACCAGATTGGGGCTGCCGAAGGCGCGGACCAGGCGGGTGATCCACGGGAAGCCGTCGGAGATCGCGGTACCGGCCGGCGTGGTGACGCCGAAGGCCACCGCCTCGGGCCCGTGGCGATCGGCCACCGCGCGCATCTGCGCCGCCGTCCAGTCGAGCGCCTCGTCCCAGCCGATGCGCTGCCAGCCCGCGTCCGGGTGAGACTTCGGGCGCGTGCGGCGCATGGGGTGGAGCAGCCGGTCGGGCGCGTAGACCAGCTCCGGCGCGGCGCGGCCCTTCACGCAGAGGCCGGCGCCGGTGGGATGCGACGGATCGGGCTCGACCGCCACCAGCCGGCCGTCCTCCACCACCGAGACGCAGCCGCAGCGCGAGCGGCACAGCGCGCAGTAGCCGGAGACCCGCTCGGTGGCCATCGGGATCTACGGCAGCAGGTCGGCGATCGCGATGCGCGACAGCGGCGCGGCGAGGGGGAGCACCACGTCCACGCCGGTGAGGGTGCGCGCGCTCGCGTAGCGCCAGCCGTAGGGCGCCCGGACGTCGCGGACCGGCTCGCGGTGGACCTCGAGGACGCGCGAGACGAGGTTGACGATCCAGTAGTCCTCGACGCGCGCGCGGGCGTACAGGCTCGCCTTCTCGCGCCGGTCGAAGGTCAGGCTCGACTCGGCGACCTCGACGATCAGGTCCGGTCGCGACGGCAGCGTGCGATCGGCCTGGGCGAGGCTGCCGCGGACGACCGAGACGTCGGGCTCCGGCTCCGACTCGTCGTCGAGGGCCACCGGTAGCTGCACGCGCACCCGGTAGCCGATGCCGAAGGCCTTCTGCAGCGCCGCCGCCGCCATCTCCGCGCCGAAGGCGTGGGTGTCGCGCTGGCGGTCGCGCGCGACCAGCAGCCCGCCGATCAGCTCCACGCGCTCATCGGGGGCGATGACGCCCTCCTCGACGAGATACTCGTACTCCACGCGGGTGAAGCGGCGGGTGATCGCGTCACTCATGAGGGAGTCGACTCCTGGCCGAAGACTAGCGGAGACCTCCGTGCTTGACAACCCCCGCGCGGGCTCATACATCTGTCTCCATGCCCACGCTCTCGCCCGACGCGGTGGCGCGGTATCGCCGCGACGGCTTCTTCTTCCCGATCCGCGTGTTCTCGCCGGCGGAGGCGCGCGCCTACCGGGGGCGGCTCGAGGACGTCGAGCGCGCGCACCGTGGTCTCGGCGGTGAGCTGCGCCACAAGGGCCATCTGCTCTTCACCTGGCTCAACGAGCTGATCCGGGACCCGCGCATCCTCGACGCGGTGGAGGACGTCCTCGGCCCGGACCTCCTCTGCTGGAGCTCGAGCTTCTTCATCAAGGAAGCCGGCGATCCGGCCTTCGTGTCCTGGCACCAGGACTCGACCTACTGGGGGCTCAGCGAGCCGGACGTGGTGACCGCGTGGGTGGCCTTCTCGGAGAGCAGCGTCCAGAGCGGCGCGATGCGCATGATCCCGGGCACGCACCGGCACCAGGTGGCCCATCGCGAGACCTTCGCGCCCGACAACCTGCTCTCCCGGGGGCAGGAGATCATGGTGGAGGTGGACGAGTCCTCCGCGGTGGACGTGGTGCTGCAGCCGGGCGAGATGTCGCTGCACCACGTGCGCATGTTCCACGGCTCGCCGCCCAACCGGTCGGCGGACCGTCGCATCGGCTACGCGATCCGGTACATCCCGACCCACGTCCGGCAGCTCGCGGACGCGCGTGACACCGCCACCCTCGTGCGCGGCGTCGACCGCTATCACCACTTCGAGCAGGAGGAGCCGCCGGAGAGCGATCTGGCCCCGGCGGCGCAGGCGCGGCACGCCGCGATCATGAAGCGGCAGGGCGAGCTCCTCTACCGCGGCACCACCGCGGCGCGGTTCAAGTAGGCATCCCCGACAGGAGACGGCTTCGATGACCGGATCGGACGGACGCGAGATCTACCGGGTGGTCTGGCCGCGCGGGGCCAGGACGATGCAGGCGACCGACGTGGCCCCGCGCCTCTCCACGCTCGAGGGCAAGACCATCGGCCAGCTCTGGGACGATCTCTTCCGCGGCGACGAGATCTTCCCGATGCTCGAGGAGGAGCTGGCCCGCCGCTTCCCGGGGGTCCGCTTCGTGCGCTACGACACCTTCGGCTCGACCCACGGCCGCGACGAGCAGCGCGTCCTCGCCGAGCTGCCGGCCAAGCTCCGGACGCTGGAGGTCGACGCGGTCATCTCCGGAATGGCCTGCTGAGGAAGCTGCACGCCCGCCGTGTTGCGGGCGAGCGCAGTGGCCGAGCGGGCGGGCGTGCCGACCGCCTCGCTGGTGTGCGAGGGCTTCCGCGGCCAGGCCGCCACCACCGCGGCCGGGCTCGGGCTGCCGACCCTGCCGACCGCGCTGGTGCCCGGGCACGTGGACGTGCAGAGTTCCGAGGAGCTGAGGCGGAACGTGGCCGCGGTCACCGTCGACGCGGTGATCCGCAACCTCACCGAGGCGCCCCCGCGCACCGGCGCCGCGACCGTCGAGCCGGGCCCCGCCGACGTGGTCTTCGAAGGCACCTTCGACGAGGTCAACCGCTTCTTCTACGAGAACGACTGGAGCGACGGCTTGCCGATCGTGCCGCCGACCTCGGAGCGAGTGGCCGAGTTCCTGCGCTTCGCCGACCGGCCGGGCGAGACCGAGCTGGGCGTGCTGCTGCCCGACCGTCGCCGCGCCACCGTGTGGAGCGTCGCGGTCAACGGGGTGATGGCCGGCTGCCGGCCCGAGTACATGCCGATCCTGGTCGCCCTGGTGGAGGCGATGGCCGATCCGCGCTACGGCGTCGAGCACAGCGGCAACACCCCGGGCGCCGAGACGCTGATCATCCTCAACGGGCCGCTCATCCGCGAGCTGGGCTTCAACTACGAGCAGGGCGCCCTGCGTGACGGCATCCAGGCCAACACCACCATCGGACGCTTCTGGCGCCTCTACCTCCGCAACGTCGCCGGCTTCCTCCACCACCGCACCGACAAGGGCACCTTCGGCAACACGTGGCGCGTGGTGCTGGCCGAGAACGAGGACGTGCTGCGCCGCATCGGCTGGACCACGGTGGCGGAGGACGAGGGCGTGACCGGCGGCAACGCGGTCACGATCTCGCGCTACACCGGCGGCGGCGTCATCGCCTCGGTGTTCGGCAACACGCCCGACCGCATGCTGCCGTACCTGGCCGACTCGGTGGCGCGGAAGGTCGGATGGGAGCTGATGTTCACGGTGGGCATGGGAGCGGGGAGCCAGCGGCCGCTGCTGGTCCTGAGCCCGATCCTGGCCGAGACGCTCGCCAAGGGCGGGCTCGACAAGGCG encodes the following:
- a CDS encoding phytanoyl-CoA dioxygenase family protein; this translates as MPTLSPDAVARYRRDGFFFPIRVFSPAEARAYRGRLEDVERAHRGLGGELRHKGHLLFTWLNELIRDPRILDAVEDVLGPDLLCWSSSFFIKEAGDPAFVSWHQDSTYWGLSEPDVVTAWVAFSESSVQSGAMRMIPGTHRHQVAHRETFAPDNLLSRGQEIMVEVDESSAVDVVLQPGEMSLHHVRMFHGSPPNRSADRRIGYAIRYIPTHVRQLADARDTATLVRGVDRYHHFEQEEPPESDLAPAAQARHAAIMKRQGELLYRGTTAARFK
- a CDS encoding Uma2 family endonuclease, which codes for MSDAITRRFTRVEYEYLVEEGVIAPDERVELIGGLLVARDRQRDTHAFGAEMAAAALQKAFGIGYRVRVQLPVALDDESEPEPDVSVVRGSLAQADRTLPSRPDLIVEVAESSLTFDRREKASLYARARVEDYWIVNLVSRVLEVHREPVRDVRAPYGWRYASARTLTGVDVVLPLAAPLSRIAIADLLP
- a CDS encoding UGSC family (seleno)protein, giving the protein MAERAGVPTASLVCEGFRGQAATTAAGLGLPTLPTALVPGHVDVQSSEELRRNVAAVTVDAVIRNLTEAPPRTGAATVEPGPADVVFEGTFDEVNRFFYENDWSDGLPIVPPTSERVAEFLRFADRPGETELGVLLPDRRRATVWSVAVNGVMAGCRPEYMPILVALVEAMADPRYGVEHSGNTPGAETLIILNGPLIRELGFNYEQGALRDGIQANTTIGRFWRLYLRNVAGFLHHRTDKGTFGNTWRVVLAENEDVLRRIGWTTVAEDEGVTGGNAVTISRYTGGGVIASVFGNTPDRMLPYLADSVARKVGWELMFTVGMGAGSQRPLLVLSPILAETLAKGGLDKATLRRRLFEMARIPAWQLERYVGEWTNLVPGRPTLTGLVKAGAIPAVFAESDDPDRLVPIVCRAEDLMVAVSGDPLRTNAYAFAHNGILGYPTTKPVRLPADWPRLLREARAR